Proteins from a genomic interval of Ferrovibrio terrae:
- a CDS encoding COG4315 family predicted lipoprotein, whose translation MTIRNLMLSALLVTGLAACATQATAPAVPGDTALGPVLVDAKRMTLYTFDRDNAMPGKSVCNGPCATNWPPLVANAGDMAKGDWTIITRDDGSKQWAYKGKPLYGWVKDTKPGETTGDGFLNGAWHVAKP comes from the coding sequence ATGACTATCCGCAACCTGATGCTGTCCGCCCTGCTGGTGACGGGCCTTGCCGCCTGCGCCACCCAGGCCACTGCGCCCGCCGTGCCGGGCGATACCGCGCTGGGTCCCGTGCTGGTCGATGCCAAGCGCATGACGCTCTATACTTTCGACCGCGACAACGCCATGCCGGGCAAGTCGGTCTGCAACGGTCCCTGCGCCACCAACTGGCCGCCGCTGGTGGCCAATGCCGGCGACATGGCCAAGGGCGACTGGACCATCATCACCCGTGACGACGGCAGCAAGCAGTGGGCCTACAAGGGCAAGCCGCTCTATGGCTGGGTCAAGGACACCAAGCCGGGCGAGACCACCGGCGACGGCTTCCTGAACGGCGCCTGGCACGTCGCCAAGCCGTAA
- a CDS encoding tetratricopeptide repeat protein, which yields MRLIATLALVLLLPALLLPTMAAQAQSAVDGLFEKLQETQNPVEAKQLERQIWAAWSKSESDTLDALLQGGVAVMEKGDYARAQEIFSVMIELKPDYAEAYNKRASVRFLAGDYAGSVADIERTLKLEPRHFGALSGLGTIMERLDNLPEALKAYRRALAANPHLNDGADKLKELRRRIDAKEL from the coding sequence ATGCGGTTGATCGCGACTCTGGCGCTTGTCCTGCTGCTCCCCGCCCTGCTGCTGCCGACCATGGCGGCGCAGGCGCAGTCAGCCGTCGATGGCCTGTTCGAGAAACTGCAGGAAACCCAGAACCCCGTCGAAGCCAAGCAGCTCGAGCGCCAGATCTGGGCAGCCTGGTCGAAGTCGGAATCCGATACCCTGGATGCCCTGCTGCAGGGCGGTGTCGCGGTGATGGAAAAAGGCGACTATGCCCGCGCCCAGGAGATTTTCTCCGTCATGATCGAACTGAAGCCCGATTATGCGGAAGCCTATAACAAGCGCGCCTCGGTGCGTTTCCTGGCCGGCGACTATGCCGGCTCGGTGGCCGATATCGAACGCACGCTGAAACTGGAACCGCGCCACTTCGGTGCGCTGTCCGGGCTTGGCACCATCATGGAGCGGCTGGACAACCTGCCCGAGGCCCTGAAGGCCTATCGCCGCGCGCTGGCCGCCAATCCGCATCTGAACGACGGCGCCGACAAGCTGAAAGAGCTGCGCCGCAGGATCGACGCCAAAGAGCTTTAA
- a CDS encoding DMT family protein, producing MNLAVVFSPTILLLIGSNILMTFAWYWHLKYQDHALWKVILISWGIAFFEYCLAVPANRIGYTTGGFTAAQLKITQEVITLGVFALFAVFYLGEGLRWNYLAAFACLIGAVFFIFQK from the coding sequence ATGAACCTGGCCGTGGTGTTTTCGCCGACCATCCTGCTGCTGATCGGTTCCAACATCCTGATGACCTTCGCCTGGTACTGGCACCTGAAATACCAGGACCATGCCCTGTGGAAGGTGATCCTGATTTCCTGGGGCATCGCCTTCTTCGAATACTGTCTCGCCGTGCCGGCCAACCGCATCGGCTATACGACCGGCGGCTTCACCGCGGCGCAGCTCAAGATCACGCAGGAAGTGATCACGCTCGGCGTGTTTGCGCTGTTTGCGGTTTTTTATCTGGGGGAAGGTCTGCGCTGGAACTATCTGGCCGCATTCGCCTGCCTGATCGGCGCCGTCTTTTTCATTTTCCAGAAGTAG
- the pyk gene encoding pyruvate kinase, with the protein MHRERNVKIVATLGPASSTPDRIRALVEAGADVFRLNFSHGSHDDHLVRIHAVRALEQETGRPIGLLADLQGPKLRIGAFRDGAVDLLPGQNFRLDIEGTPGDATGVTLPHAEVLASLKPDTDLLLDDGKIRLRVKDVHSGWAMTEVMVGGRLSDRKGVNLPDTVVPLSALTPKDRADLAFALAHGVDWVALSFVQRPDDLREARELIQGRAALLAKIEKPSAVDCLDEIVLLCDALMVARGDLGVEMPLQAVPGLQKRIVRTARRAGKPVVVATQMLESMIKAPVPTRAEVSDVATAVYDGADAIMLSAESASGDYPVESVRTMDQIARQVERDPLYRGIMDAEHNNPESTASDAITAAARQVAETINAAAIVTYTMSGSTALRAARERPRSPILCLTPLVDTARRLTLAWGVNTVVAPDAINFADMIAKATALARASGLAKPGDNLVVTAGVPFGSPGNTNVLRIARVDAV; encoded by the coding sequence ATGCATCGGGAACGCAACGTCAAGATCGTCGCCACGCTGGGGCCGGCGTCCAGTACACCGGATCGCATCCGGGCGCTCGTCGAGGCCGGTGCCGACGTCTTCCGCCTCAATTTCAGCCATGGCAGCCATGACGATCACCTGGTCCGCATCCATGCCGTGCGCGCGCTGGAACAGGAGACCGGCCGGCCGATCGGGCTGCTGGCCGATCTGCAGGGCCCCAAGCTGCGCATCGGCGCTTTCAGGGATGGCGCCGTCGATCTCCTGCCGGGCCAGAATTTCCGTCTCGATATCGAAGGCACGCCGGGCGATGCCACCGGCGTGACGCTGCCGCATGCGGAAGTGCTGGCCAGCCTCAAGCCCGACACAGACCTGCTGCTGGATGACGGCAAGATCCGCCTGCGCGTCAAAGACGTCCATTCCGGCTGGGCGATGACCGAGGTGATGGTCGGCGGCCGGCTGTCGGATCGCAAGGGCGTCAACCTGCCCGATACGGTCGTGCCGCTGTCGGCGCTGACACCGAAGGATCGCGCCGACCTCGCCTTTGCGCTCGCGCATGGCGTCGACTGGGTGGCGCTGAGCTTCGTGCAGCGGCCAGACGATCTGCGCGAGGCGCGCGAGCTCATTCAGGGCCGCGCCGCGCTGCTGGCCAAGATCGAGAAGCCCTCGGCGGTGGATTGCCTGGATGAAATCGTCCTGCTCTGCGATGCGCTGATGGTGGCGCGCGGCGATCTCGGCGTCGAAATGCCGCTGCAGGCGGTGCCCGGACTGCAGAAGCGCATCGTCCGCACCGCGCGGCGCGCCGGCAAGCCCGTCGTGGTCGCGACCCAGATGCTGGAAAGCATGATCAAGGCGCCGGTGCCGACGCGCGCCGAAGTCTCCGATGTCGCGACAGCTGTTTATGACGGCGCCGATGCCATCATGCTGTCGGCGGAGTCCGCGTCCGGCGATTATCCGGTCGAATCCGTGCGCACCATGGACCAGATCGCGCGCCAGGTGGAACGCGACCCGCTCTATCGCGGCATCATGGATGCCGAACACAACAATCCGGAAAGCACCGCGTCGGACGCCATCACGGCGGCGGCGCGACAGGTGGCGGAAACCATCAACGCCGCCGCCATCGTCACCTATACGATGTCCGGCTCGACCGCATTGCGTGCGGCGCGTGAACGGCCGCGTTCGCCGATCCTGTGCCTCACCCCGCTGGTCGATACGGCGCGGCGGCTGACGCTCGCCTGGGGCGTCAATACCGTGGTGGCGCCGGACGCGATCAACTTCGCCGACATGATCGCCAAGGCGACCGCGCTGGCGCGCGCCAGCGGCCTGGCCAAGCCGGGCGATAACCTGGTGGTCACCGCCGGTGTGCCGTTCGGCTCGCCCGGCAACACCAATGTGCTGCGCATCGCCCGGGTGGATGCCGTATGA
- the ppa gene encoding inorganic diphosphatase produces MDIARIAVGKSPPYDINAVIEIPAGGVPVKYELDKDSGALFVDRFLHTAMFYPANYGFIPHTLSNDGDPCDIMVVSHVPVVPGAVIRSRPIGALKMEDEAGGDEKIIAVPVDKLHPFYTNVATYKDLPASLIEQIEHFFVHYKDLEKGKFVKSAGWVGPDEAAKMITDGIVRAAGIR; encoded by the coding sequence ATGGATATCGCCCGCATTGCGGTGGGTAAGAGCCCGCCCTATGACATCAACGCCGTGATCGAGATCCCGGCCGGCGGCGTGCCGGTGAAATACGAGCTGGACAAGGATTCCGGCGCGCTGTTCGTCGACCGTTTCCTGCACACCGCCATGTTCTACCCGGCGAATTACGGCTTCATCCCGCATACGCTGAGCAATGACGGCGACCCCTGCGACATCATGGTGGTGAGCCATGTGCCGGTGGTGCCCGGCGCCGTGATCCGCTCGCGCCCGATCGGCGCGCTGAAGATGGAAGACGAGGCCGGCGGCGACGAGAAGATCATCGCCGTGCCGGTCGACAAGCTGCATCCCTTCTACACCAACGTGGCGACCTACAAGGACCTGCCGGCCAGCCTGATCGAGCAGATCGAGCATTTCTTCGTCCACTACAAGGACCTGGAAAAGGGCAAGTTCGTGAAGTCGGCCGGCTGGGTCGGCCCCGACGAGGCCGCCAAGATGATCACCGACGGCATCGTGCGGGCGGCCGGTATCCGCTAA
- a CDS encoding PAS domain-containing protein: MTGDVHKTAGLAAAGPQPDGLPPGLSDALRRAADLSRVSDPRLTRALAWWQGLQEDSALIPDRIRLDPTQIPDLLAWAILWDVLPAAEGTATAPGRLLYRCRLAGTMLNDFYGREARGQWLHEQYRDESVAMQVEYDAVVRLRRPLCSEHRMSWADKPFYRYLRLMLPFTHRAAAGRSDTPALRNAPDRVALIFSVISFIGE; this comes from the coding sequence ATGACCGGCGACGTGCATAAAACAGCAGGCCTTGCTGCGGCCGGCCCACAGCCGGACGGCCTGCCGCCCGGGCTGTCTGACGCACTGCGCCGCGCTGCCGATCTGTCACGCGTGAGCGATCCGCGCCTGACCCGGGCGCTGGCCTGGTGGCAGGGCCTGCAGGAGGATTCCGCCCTCATCCCCGACCGCATCCGTCTCGACCCGACCCAGATTCCCGACCTGCTGGCCTGGGCGATCCTGTGGGATGTGCTGCCGGCTGCGGAGGGGACCGCTACCGCACCGGGCCGCCTGCTGTATCGCTGCCGCCTGGCCGGCACGATGCTGAACGATTTCTACGGCCGCGAGGCGCGCGGCCAGTGGCTGCATGAACAGTATCGCGACGAGAGCGTGGCGATGCAGGTGGAATACGATGCGGTGGTGCGCCTGCGCCGTCCGCTCTGCAGCGAGCACCGCATGAGCTGGGCCGACAAGCCCTTCTACCGCTATCTGCGCCTGATGCTGCCGTTCACGCATCGCGCCGCGGCGGGCCGCAGCGACACGCCCGCCTTGCGCAACGCCCCCGACCGCGTGGCGCTGATCTTCAGCGTGATCAGCTTCATCGGCGAGTGA
- a CDS encoding PAS domain-containing protein, whose amino-acid sequence MIQPPPSESHPGADTGAIRAGADMSRLRDAPLLRAHTWWQSLPRQRGAAQGLTLPDRTEIDPLAIPDLLPHVVLWAVLHQPDGGLRYRCRLAGTGMVEVHGHEFTGQWMEEFHGAENARIQPEYDFVSRSGQPHYVERSLFWMNRDYRRYRRLLLPFGDASATHGGVAKILNVAHFLTA is encoded by the coding sequence ATGATCCAGCCCCCGCCTTCCGAGTCCCATCCTGGCGCCGACACTGGCGCCATTCGCGCCGGCGCCGACATGTCGCGGCTGCGCGATGCGCCGCTGCTGCGCGCGCACACCTGGTGGCAAAGCCTGCCGCGACAGCGTGGGGCCGCCCAGGGCCTGACCCTGCCGGACCGGACGGAGATCGATCCGCTGGCCATTCCTGACCTGCTGCCGCATGTGGTGCTGTGGGCGGTGCTGCATCAGCCCGATGGCGGCTTGCGCTATCGCTGCCGCCTCGCCGGCACCGGGATGGTGGAGGTGCATGGCCATGAATTCACCGGCCAGTGGATGGAGGAATTTCACGGCGCCGAGAATGCGCGCATCCAGCCGGAATACGATTTCGTTTCACGCAGCGGCCAGCCACATTATGTGGAGCGTTCGCTGTTCTGGATGAACCGCGACTATCGCCGCTATCGCCGCCTGCTGCTGCCCTTCGGAGACGCATCCGCCACGCATGGCGGCGTGGCGAAAATCCTCAACGTGGCGCATTTCCTGACGGCGTAG
- a CDS encoding GMC family oxidoreductase, giving the protein MSAQDQKPVTEGAPFDYIIVGGGTAGLLLANRLSRNPRTKVLVIEAGGRDNWIWHHIPIGYLFAIGNPRADWCYRTEPVPGLNNRSIGYARGKVIGGCTAINAMVYMRGQVQDYDTWAQMGLSGWGWDDVLPYFLKHEDHEAGKSEMHNSGGEWRVENARVRWPLIEAVAEAGTQIGIPRVSDFNLGTNEGSGYFQVNQKKGMRWSTNAAFLRPVIDQRNNIALLLKAHVETIEFDTSTDNGRPRATSVIVSDDFERKRFVARKEIILSAGAINSPQILQLSGIGPGELLKQHGIDVVHHAPGVGENLQDHLQLRTIYKVKGLKTINETGWFGKGLMGLDYMLRRRGPLTMAPSTFGMFTRSSPDHATPNVEYHIQPLSLDAFGSPLHSFPAFTASVCNLRPTSRGHVRIKSRDPHAAPAIQPNYLSTEDDIRVAVDSLKLTRRLVAAPALAKYQPEEYLPGAEINTEEDMRVAAGQIGATIFHPVATAKMGVDSDPMAVLDGRLRVRGVDGLRVIDASAMPLITSGNTASPTLMIAEKGAEFILQDNKG; this is encoded by the coding sequence ATGTCGGCCCAAGATCAAAAACCGGTCACCGAAGGTGCGCCCTTCGATTACATCATTGTCGGCGGCGGAACGGCCGGCCTGCTGCTCGCCAACCGGCTGTCGCGCAATCCGCGCACCAAGGTGCTGGTGATCGAGGCCGGTGGCCGCGACAACTGGATCTGGCATCACATCCCCATCGGCTACCTTTTCGCCATCGGAAATCCGCGCGCCGACTGGTGCTACAGGACCGAGCCGGTGCCGGGGCTGAACAACCGCAGCATAGGCTATGCGCGCGGCAAGGTGATCGGCGGCTGCACGGCCATCAATGCGATGGTCTACATGCGCGGCCAGGTGCAGGATTACGACACCTGGGCGCAGATGGGCCTCAGCGGCTGGGGCTGGGACGATGTGCTGCCCTATTTCCTCAAGCATGAGGATCACGAAGCGGGCAAGTCGGAGATGCATAACTCGGGCGGCGAATGGCGCGTGGAAAACGCGCGCGTGCGCTGGCCGCTGATCGAGGCGGTGGCCGAGGCCGGCACGCAGATCGGCATTCCGCGCGTGTCGGATTTCAATCTCGGCACCAACGAGGGCTCGGGCTACTTCCAGGTCAACCAGAAGAAAGGCATGCGCTGGTCCACCAACGCCGCCTTCCTCCGCCCGGTGATCGACCAGCGCAACAATATCGCCCTGCTGCTGAAGGCGCATGTCGAGACAATCGAATTCGACACTTCGACAGACAACGGCCGCCCGCGCGCCACTTCGGTGATCGTGTCCGATGATTTCGAGCGCAAGCGCTTTGTCGCGCGCAAGGAGATCATTCTCTCGGCCGGCGCGATCAACTCGCCGCAGATTCTCCAGCTCAGCGGCATCGGGCCGGGCGAGCTGCTGAAACAGCACGGTATCGACGTGGTGCATCATGCGCCCGGCGTGGGCGAGAACCTGCAGGACCATCTGCAGCTGCGCACCATCTACAAGGTGAAGGGGCTGAAAACCATCAACGAGACGGGCTGGTTCGGCAAGGGCCTGATGGGGCTCGACTACATGCTGCGCCGGCGCGGCCCGCTCACCATGGCGCCCAGCACCTTCGGGATGTTCACGCGCTCCAGCCCTGACCATGCGACGCCGAATGTCGAATACCATATCCAGCCGCTGTCGCTCGATGCCTTTGGCTCGCCGCTGCACAGCTTCCCGGCCTTCACGGCGTCGGTCTGCAACCTGCGGCCGACCAGCCGCGGCCATGTCCGCATCAAGTCGCGCGATCCGCATGCGGCGCCGGCGATCCAGCCGAACTATCTCAGCACCGAAGACGATATCCGCGTGGCGGTGGACAGCCTGAAGCTGACGCGCCGCCTGGTCGCGGCGCCGGCCCTGGCGAAATACCAGCCGGAGGAATACCTGCCGGGCGCGGAGATCAACACCGAAGAGGATATGCGCGTGGCCGCCGGCCAGATCGGCGCCACGATTTTCCACCCGGTCGCCACCGCGAAAATGGGCGTCGACAGCGATCCGATGGCGGTGCTGGACGGGCGGTTGCGGGTCCGTGGCGTGGATGGCCTGCGCGTGATCGACGCCTCGGCGATGCCGCTGATCACCTCGGGCAATACCGCGTCGCCGACGCTGATGATCGCCGAGAAGGGCGCCGAGTTCATCCTGCAGGATAATAAGGGGTAG
- a CDS encoding YciI family protein, with the protein MPFIIYAKDKPNSPLRARHRGAHLAFVATCREVFLYGGPMLDEGGKVVGSLMVLDLPDRKALDAHMARDPYFAQGIFASVEIFESRQIVPEVTPGSLDAELAKQRAAEAAQ; encoded by the coding sequence ATGCCCTTCATCATCTACGCCAAAGACAAACCGAACAGCCCGCTGCGTGCCCGGCATCGCGGCGCGCATCTGGCGTTCGTCGCCACCTGCCGCGAGGTGTTCCTCTATGGCGGGCCGATGCTGGACGAAGGTGGCAAGGTGGTGGGCAGCCTGATGGTGCTGGACCTGCCCGACCGCAAGGCGCTGGACGCGCATATGGCGCGCGATCCCTATTTCGCGCAGGGCATCTTCGCCAGCGTGGAGATTTTCGAGAGCCGGCAGATCGTGCCGGAAGTCACGCCCGGCAGCCTGGATGCCGAACTGGCGAAGCAGCGCGCGGCCGAGGCGGCGCAATGA
- a CDS encoding NAD(P)/FAD-dependent oxidoreductase produces the protein MTAYDAIILGAGGAGLFCAGIAAQRGRRVLVLDHAAAPGEKIRISGGGRCNFTNLHASPADFLSDNPHFAKSALKRYTQHDFIALVEKHGIAWHEKTLGQLFCDGSSRQIIQLLLDEARDADIRLSSPITSIDKTGSGFRVGTGSGVFEAARLVLATGGPSIPKMGATGFAYDVAQQFGLNVIAPRPALAPLTFSGVDAARWDGMAGVAVPDAVASIGKRRFREAVLFTHRGLSGPAILQISSYWEQARRDEAGRVQPVTLDLCPDVDLFAELKAARSTAPKQELATQLEKHLPARLARRIVELSNAPGRIADLSDARLQAVAALAKTWQVTPAGSEGYAKAEVTLGGIDTAALSSQSMEARAVPGLHVIGEAVDVTGHLGGFNFQWAWSSGFACGQAL, from the coding sequence TTGACCGCCTATGACGCGATCATCCTCGGTGCCGGCGGCGCCGGGCTGTTCTGCGCCGGCATCGCCGCGCAGCGCGGCCGCCGCGTGCTGGTGCTGGACCATGCCGCCGCGCCCGGCGAGAAGATCCGCATTTCGGGCGGCGGACGCTGCAATTTCACCAATCTCCACGCTTCGCCGGCCGATTTCCTCTCCGACAATCCGCATTTCGCCAAATCGGCGCTGAAACGCTACACGCAGCACGACTTCATCGCGCTGGTCGAGAAACACGGCATTGCCTGGCATGAGAAGACCCTCGGCCAGCTGTTCTGCGACGGCTCCTCGCGGCAGATCATCCAGCTGCTGCTGGACGAGGCACGCGACGCGGATATTCGACTCTCATCACCCATCACCTCGATCGACAAGACCGGGAGCGGCTTCCGCGTCGGCACCGGCAGCGGCGTGTTCGAGGCGGCGAGACTGGTGCTGGCCACCGGCGGGCCGAGCATTCCGAAAATGGGCGCCACCGGCTTTGCCTATGACGTGGCGCAGCAGTTCGGCCTGAACGTGATCGCGCCCAGGCCGGCGCTGGCGCCGCTGACCTTTTCCGGCGTCGATGCCGCGCGCTGGGACGGCATGGCCGGCGTCGCCGTGCCCGATGCGGTCGCCAGTATCGGCAAGCGCAGATTCCGCGAGGCCGTGCTGTTCACCCATCGCGGCCTCAGCGGCCCGGCGATTCTGCAGATCTCAAGCTACTGGGAACAGGCCAGACGAGATGAAGCGGGCAGGGTGCAGCCGGTCACGCTCGATCTCTGCCCGGACGTGGACCTTTTCGCGGAGCTGAAAGCCGCGCGCAGCACGGCGCCGAAGCAGGAGCTGGCCACGCAGCTGGAAAAGCATCTGCCGGCGCGGCTGGCCAGGCGTATCGTCGAGCTGTCCAACGCGCCGGGCCGGATCGCGGATTTGAGCGATGCCCGGCTGCAGGCGGTGGCGGCACTGGCCAAGACCTGGCAGGTCACGCCGGCCGGCAGCGAAGGTTACGCCAAGGCCGAGGTCACGCTGGGCGGCATCGACACGGCAGCGCTGTCGTCGCAGAGCATGGAGGCCAGGGCCGTGCCCGGCCTGCATGTGATCGGCGAGGCGGTGGATGTCACCGGCCATCTCGGCGGCTTCAATTTCCAGTGGGCCTGGTCGTCCGGATTCGCCTGTGGCCAGGCGCTGTAA
- a CDS encoding ParB N-terminal domain-containing protein, with amino-acid sequence MMKAIPVKVAEIYVPSKFKGQLDAAKVAALADEIVGDGELKVPIQVRRDETQKRYVLIAGLHRLEAMRALGEATIACYIVAARKF; translated from the coding sequence ATGATGAAGGCGATTCCGGTCAAGGTGGCGGAGATCTACGTGCCGTCGAAATTCAAGGGCCAGCTGGATGCGGCGAAGGTGGCGGCGCTGGCTGACGAGATCGTCGGCGATGGCGAGCTGAAGGTGCCGATCCAGGTGCGCCGCGACGAGACGCAGAAACGCTACGTGCTGATCGCCGGCCTGCACCGGCTGGAAGCGATGCGCGCGCTCGGCGAGGCGACGATTGCCTGCTACATCGTGGCGGCGCGGAAGTTTTGA
- the greB gene encoding transcription elongation factor GreB: MSKAFTKESDAPEIDEDLEDVAPPIPAGAKNYITPAGLRRLQDELRQLKSVERPKVVDIVSWAAGNGDRSENGDYLYGKKRLREIDRRIRFLLKRLEIAEPVDPKLQKNREQVFFGATVTYEHNGTERRVRIVGIDEARLENGEVSWIAPIARALMKARAGDVVELRTPHGPEQIEVLEITYQDGDDAT, translated from the coding sequence ATGAGCAAGGCCTTCACCAAAGAGAGCGATGCACCCGAGATCGACGAGGATCTCGAGGATGTCGCGCCGCCGATCCCGGCCGGGGCGAAGAACTACATCACGCCGGCCGGCCTGCGCCGCCTGCAGGACGAGCTGCGCCAGCTGAAATCGGTCGAGCGGCCCAAGGTGGTCGACATCGTCTCCTGGGCTGCCGGCAACGGCGACCGGTCCGAGAATGGCGACTATCTCTATGGCAAGAAGCGCCTGCGCGAGATCGACCGCCGCATCCGCTTCCTGCTCAAGCGGCTGGAAATCGCCGAGCCGGTCGATCCCAAGCTGCAGAAGAACCGCGAGCAGGTCTTCTTCGGCGCCACCGTGACCTATGAGCATAACGGCACCGAGCGCAGGGTGCGCATTGTCGGCATCGACGAGGCGCGGCTGGAAAACGGCGAGGTGAGCTGGATTGCGCCCATCGCGCGTGCGCTGATGAAGGCGCGCGCGGGCGATGTGGTGGAGCTGCGCACGCCGCATGGGCCGGAGCAGATCGAGGTGCTGGAGATCACCTATCAGGATGGAGATGACGCCACATGA
- a CDS encoding YaiI/YqxD family protein, translated as MTTIYVDADACPVKDEVYRVAERHGVAVVVVANSWLNVPRNLPWLRLQVVAEGLDKADDWIAETAATGDVVVTSDVPLAARCVKTGAKVLSATGREFSEASIGMDLASRNLMSDLRAANPTESFGGGPRPFSQKDRSAFLQALHVMLEKLKRG; from the coding sequence ATGACGACGATCTATGTGGATGCCGATGCCTGCCCCGTCAAGGACGAGGTCTACCGCGTGGCCGAGCGCCATGGCGTGGCCGTGGTGGTGGTGGCCAACAGCTGGCTGAACGTGCCGCGCAACCTGCCCTGGCTGCGGCTGCAGGTGGTGGCCGAGGGGCTGGACAAGGCCGATGACTGGATCGCCGAGACGGCGGCCACCGGCGATGTGGTGGTGACATCCGATGTGCCGCTGGCGGCGCGCTGCGTGAAGACGGGCGCGAAAGTGCTCAGCGCCACGGGCCGCGAATTCAGCGAGGCCTCGATCGGCATGGACCTGGCGTCGCGCAACCTGATGAGCGACCTGCGCGCGGCCAATCCGACCGAAAGTTTCGGCGGCGGACCGCGGCCGTTTTCACAGAAAGACCGCTCGGCCTTCCTGCAGGCGCTGCATGTGATGCTGGAGAAGCTGAAGCGCGGCTAG
- a CDS encoding cold-shock protein, which translates to MATGTVKWFNGTKGYGFIQPEAGGADVFVHISAVERAGLSSLNEGQKVAYEIQNDPKRGKSSAVNLKAM; encoded by the coding sequence ATGGCCACTGGCACTGTGAAATGGTTTAACGGCACCAAGGGTTACGGCTTCATTCAGCCGGAAGCAGGCGGCGCGGACGTGTTCGTGCATATCTCTGCGGTTGAGCGCGCTGGCCTCAGCAGCCTCAACGAAGGTCAGAAGGTCGCTTACGAGATCCAGAACGACCCGAAGCGCGGCAAGAGCTCGGCGGTCAATCTCAAGGCCATGTAA